Part of the Yersinia hibernica genome, AATTTCGGTTTTGAAACCTTTCGCTTCAGCCCAACGCAGATACATGCGCAGCAACATGCTGGCCCAGTCCTGAGCTTCAGTGCCACCAGAACCCGCTTGCAGATCCAGATAACAGTTGGCGCTATCATATTCACCAGAGAACATCCGGCGGAATTCAAGTTGACCCAGCTTGCCATCAAGGACATCTAATTCGGCAACAGCTTCATTAAATGTCTCTTCATCGTCAGCTTCGATAGCCAACTCCAGCAAACCAGTCACGTCTTCCATGCCTTGATCCAGCTGATCAATAGTGGTGACAATCTCTTCCAGCGCAGAACGTTCTTTACCCAGAGCTTGAGCGCGCTCAGGTTCATTCCAGACGTCGGGCTGTTCCAGCTCGGCGTTTACTTCTTCCAGTCGCTCTTTCTTGGCATCATAGTCAAAGATACCCCCTGAGAACGGCGGTCCGATCAGACAGGTCCTGAATTCGGTTTTTTACCGGGTTTATTTCAAACATGGTTTAAAGTCTTACGTTAAGTCGTAGATGACGGAATGTCATTAGAACCGATAATTCTAACGGATCTGTACGACGGTTTATAGCAAGTTGACTGTATTTATAGCGCTATCTCGACGAATAGCGCTATAAGCCGCATTTAACCTGATACCAATTTATAGATTAATAAGGCCACAAGTGCTGAATCAGCAACTGGACACTGCGATTACCGCGATACTCATTAATATCGAGTTTATAAGCCAATTTTACTTCACGTATACTGCTGTCCGGCCACAGGGTGGTATCGATATTAAAAGCGATGCCATCGAGCAAAGGCCCGCCATTCAATGGCTCAATCATAAGCTTCAGATGGCGCTCCCCTACCAACCGCTGTTGCAAAATACGGAATTTGCCATCAAATATAGGTTCCGGGAAAGATTGCCCCCATGGGCCGCCATCTCGCAGCAACTCGGCGGTTCCCAGTGACAGCTCATTGCCTTTCAGTTCACCATCTGACCAGATAACGCCTTCTAACTGCGAAGCATCCATCCATTCACCGACTAAATCGGCAAAGCGCTGACGAAACTCATCGAATTTATCCTGCTCCAGCGATAACCCTGCCGCCATGGCATGGCCACCAAATTTTAGCATCAGCCCTGGGTTTAAGGTATCCAGTCGCTCCAAAGCATCCCGCATATGCAGGCCCGCGACACTGCGCCCAGAGCCTTTCAGCAAACCATCCCCCGCAGGAGCAAAGGCAATCACTGGTCGATGAAAACGCTCTTTAATACGGGAAGCTAGAATGCCAACGACGCCCTGATGCCACTCTGGGTGGTACATCGCAATGCCGTAAGGTAACTCAGTGCAGGTGCGCTCTAATTGGTCACACAGCTGCAACGCCTCAACCTGCATACCCTGCTCTATCTCGCGGCGCGTCTGGTTTAACGTATCGAGATCGATTGCCAGTGCCCTCGCCTGAGCAATATCATCACTGAGCAGCAATGCCACCCCAATGGACATATCATCCAGACGCCCGGCCGCATTGAGCCGTGGGCCGAGAGAGAAACCAAGATCATTGGCTGCCAATTGGCGAGCATCACGATTGGCAACTTCCAACAATGCACGAATACCTGGTCGGCATTTTCCCGCACGAATACGACTCAGGCCCTGATGCACCAAAATCCGGTTATTGGCATCCAGCGGCACCACATCCGCCACCGTTCCCAACGCCACAAGATCCAGTAATTCCGCCAGATTAGGCACCGCTAAAGCACGTTGTTCAAACCAGCCGCTGTCTCTAAGACGAGCGCGCAGCGCCAACATCAGGTAAAAGGTGACACCCACTCCGGCCAATGATTTGGAGAGAAAATCACATCCGGCCAAATTCGGATTAATGATAGCATCGGCTGCGGGCAAGGTTTCCCCGGGTAGATGGTGGTCAGTCACCACCACCTGAATACCCATGGCGTGGGCTAAATCCACCCCTGCATGAGAGGAAATGCCATTATCGACCGTAACAATCAGTTCTGCGCCCCGCGCAGCCACTTGCTCGACAACCTCGGGGCTCAGCCCATAGCCATCTTCAAAACGATTGGGTACCAGATAATCAACATTGCTGCCGCCCATGCTACGCAAAGCAAGGACGGCCAGTGCGGTGCTGGTAGCCCCATCGGCATCAAAATCACCCACAATGACGATACGCTGTCGAGAAGCCAATGCTTGCTGTAACAGAGTGACACCGGCATCAATGCCGTCGAGTTGCTGCCATGCAAGCAGGCCTTTTACACCGCGCTCCAGTTCTTCGGCACTTTTTACCCCACGGCTGGCATACAGGCGGCGCAACAATGGATGCAACTGCCCAGGCAGGTAGCTATCATCCGCCGCCTCACGACGACGAAGTTGAGTTTTCAATGTCACGGGCTATTAACCCGCGGCTTTTAAAGAAGCCTGATGCTTATTCAGCATCTGTAACATTTCTTTTGGCTCCAGATATCCCGGAACGATAGTGCCGTTTTGCAACACGATGGCCGGAGTGCCCTGAATACCGAACTGTACACCCAGCTTATAGTGCTCAGAAATATCGGTTTTACAGGTCGCAGGCGATATATCGACACCTTTCATTGCCTCATCGAAAGCTTTATTGCGATCAGCCGTACACCAGATAGAACGCATATCTTTTTCTGCTTGAGAGCTCAACCCCTGACGCGGGAATGCCAGATAACGCACGGTAATTCCCAACGCGTTATAGTCGCTCATCTGCTCATGCAACTTATGGCAGTAGCCACAGGTGATATCGGTAAACACGGTAACAACGTGTTTTTCCTGTGGGGCTTTATACACAATCATTTCGTTGCTCAATGCTTCCAACTTTTTCACCAGTATATGGTTGGTCACATTCACGGGTTGGCTGCCACTAACGTCATACAGCGGCCCCTGCAACAGATGTTTGCCATCAGCAGAGATATAAAGCACACCACTGTCAGTCATCACCGTGCTCAAACCAGGGATAGGTGATGGCTGGATGTCTGCTTTCTGAAGATCCAATTTCTTCAGCGTTTGTTGAATTGCGGCATCATCAGCATGAGCCAGGCTAGTGAGTGCGGTGATGATTATCGGCAGCAGTAATAAACTTTTTTTCATTTATAAATCCTATCTTTTTCCATACGGCATGGCTTTCATAAAACACAACTATGCACGCGGATGATGCTGTTGATGTAGCAACTTCAGACGTTCCGTCGCTACATGGGTATAAATCTGGGTCGTCGACAGATCACTGTGGCCCAATAACATTTGTACCACACGCAGGTCCGCACCATGATTCAACAGGTGGGTGGCAAAAGCATGCCGCAATACGTGGGGCGAAAGCCGTTCACTATCAATACCGGCAAGGATCGCATAGTGTTTGATTCGATGCCAGAAAGTCTGCCTCGTCATTTGCTGGCTGCGGTTACTCGGGAATAATACATCCAGCGATTGACCATTAATAAGCCACGGGCGGCCATGTTCCAGATAATTTTCTATCCAGTACACCGCTTCTTCGCCCAAGGGCACTAACCGCTCTTTGTTCCCTTTACCAATAACCCGCACTACCCCTTGGCGCAAACTAACATCGCTGATGCTCAGCCCCACTAACTCCGATACCCGCAGGCCAGTGGCGTACAGCACCTCCAGCATAGCCTTATCACGCAATTCCAGCGGGATATCGACATTGGGGCAGTTGAGTAGCGCATCCACTTGGGCCTCGCTTAAATCTTTCGGTAAGCGCTGTGGTAATTTGGGCGATGAAAGCAATGCTGTCGGGTCATCTTCGCGTAATTTTTCGCGGTATAAATATTGGAATAGCCGACGCATCGCACTGAGTAAGCGAGCAGAACTGGTGGCTTTATAGCCGCCCTCTATGCGCTCAGCAAGAAAGGACTGTAAGTCTTGCGAACCGGCGCGCAATAAATCACTGCCATGATGTTCTAACCATCCACTCAATGCATGTAAATCCAAACGGTATGAAGCCAGTGTATTCTCCGCCAGATTCCGCTCCAGCCACAGGGCATCAAGAAACTGTTCAATCAGCGGGTTATTTTGCTGTTGCATGCCTGTTTCTCTCTTTGATTGGATGGGTAGCCATTATGCCTGATGACGGGCCAAATCTGGTACACTCGATGCTATTCCTTATTAGTAATGCTATGGCTATACATTATGAAGATTGGTCTCTTTTACGGCTCCAGCACCTGCTATACCGAAATGGTGGCAGAAAAAATTCGTGATATCCTCGGTGAGGATCTGGTTGATTTACATAACTTAAAAGATGTCAGCCCCGGCCGGATGGAAGAGTATTCCATCTTAATTCTTGGGATTCCCACCTGGGATTTTGGTGAATTACAGGAGGATTGGGAAGCCATTTGGCCCCAATTAACTCAGCTTAATCTTAAGGGAAAAATTGTCGCCATGTATGGTATGGGCGATCAATTTGGTTATAGCGAATGGTTTCTGGATGCTCTTGGCATGCTGCACGACCATATTGCGCCGCTTGGGGTAAAGTTTATTGGCTTTTGGCCAACTGACGGGTTTGAATTTACCAGTCCGAAACCGCTCAGCGCTGACGGCAAACACTTTGTTGGCCTGGCATTAGATGAGGTTAATCAATACGACTTGAGTGAGGAGCGCATCGAACAGTGGTGTGAGCAAATTCTGCTCGAGATGGATGCCTTGCTTTGAGACCTTAAACGGGCACCTATTGTGCCCTTATTGATTTGATTTAGCTCGCTTACTTCCACAGCCGGAATGTATCTTGGCAGCCGCTTTCGGCCGTGACAACCTCGCTTGAAATCTCTTTGTCTTTCGTTTCACCGGCCATTGATTCAGGATTTTTCTGCCCGGTAAAACGTTGCGGGGAAGCAACTTGATACCAATCCAATCTTCGGGTCAGCAACATAACCGCCGCCAGAATAATAAACAGTAAGCCGGCGCCTAATAACAATGCATTGTCTTCTGATTGCAGTAAACCAAACAAAACGCCGTACAGTAGCAATAATCCACCGGCAAATAATGCACCGCGCAACCACCCGCCGAGCACCGCACTTAAATAGATAGCAATCAATAAGCTACAACTTAAGCTGGCGATGATATAAGCCAAAGTAAAACCAAGGTGTTCAGAGAATGCCAGTAACATCAGATAGAATAAAACCAATGCCGCCCCCACCAGCAGATACTGAATAGGATGCACCCGCAGCGACGTCAGGCTCTCAAACAAGAAGAAGCTGAAGAATGTTAAGCCAATAAATAGGATGGCATATTTAATGGCGCGCTCAGTGAGCTGATAGTGATCGACCGGTTCAATCAAGCTGGTGGTAAAGGCTGGTAATTCATTGAAATCAAAGCGTACATTGTCACCCGCAAAGTTAATATTCATGCTATTAGCCAGCCAGTTACTGCTCCAATGGGCGCGAAAACCTGTTTCATCAACTGTGCGTTGCAAGGGCAAAAACTCGCCAACAAAATTAGGGTGCGGCCAATTGCTTTGTAAAGTAAGTTCGCTGCTGCGCCCGACCGGCACGACCGCCAAGCTGTTGGTCCCCGCCAGTGTCAGTTTGAAATTAACATCGAACTTGCCCTGCCGAATCTGCTCTACAGTCAGCGGCGCATGTACCCCTTGCGCTGAGCGCCCCAGGAAGGCTCCCGGTTCGAAATTAATTTTTGTATTGCCCAAATTCAACGGCGAAATATGTTGAATACCCCGCGAGTCACTCAGTGCCAACACCAGCGACGGCATGCCAATAGTGACGCCCGCACGGTCCAAATCCTCTAATGAAGCGGGGTCAAACTGCCCATAAAAATAGAGTTCCCCTTGGTAGACTTGCGCTTTATAAATCCCCAACTGGCGCACTTCAACATCTGGCGCGCCGGTAACCGTCATCACCTCAGGCAATAAATAGCGATGGCGGTTAACTCGCTGCCCCTGTTTCTTGCCATCAACTTCGGTTTCAATCCATTCGCTGTAAGGCACCACAATCAGCGGGCCAAGGATTTTTTGTGCACGGCTGGTGCTGTCACTGACTTTATCAATCACACTTTGCCGATAACTGCTGCGCTCAGAGATAACATTCAGTAACATCTCTTTCGGGATCATCATCAACAGAATTAAGCCCAACAACGCGGCAATTTTCCAAAACAGGACAGATTTGAACATAATTTGCACTCCTTTTAAGGTCAGGGGAGCAGCTTAACTAAGTGAAGTGAAAGGAAAATGAGGCTATGTGAAGTGAAAGTGAAGTCTGCGATTTAAATCATCTCTAGCGGCAGAGTTAAACGAGCGCAAACTCCGTGTGGCGCATGGTTTTTAAGGCAAATGCTCCCTTGATGGATAGCGGCGACCTCACGCACAAAATTTAGCCCCAATCCGGTGCTTTTCGGGCTATTCGCCCTTGGCAACGAATAAAAGCGATCAAAAATCTTCTCTTGGGCATAGTCGGGAATACCGCTGCCCGAGTCTGCAACCGTTATCCGATATTCACTCGCGTGCTGCTCACCACTTAATGTCACCTCGCCGCCAGTTGAGGTAAAATCCAGTGCATTATCAATTAAATTAGTCAGCGCCTGACTCAGCAACAAAGCATCACCCGTTAATATCGCGCTATCGGCACGTATTAATCGCAAGCTAATGCCCCGACTGGCGGCTTGCGCTTCTTTGGCACTAATGGCTTGTTTGACAATATGATGTATTGCTAATGGCGACAGTTGCAAATCAACCCGGCTTTCCAGCCGTGCCTGTATCAGCATTTTGTCCACTAATTGCTGGATACGCGCACTTTGCTGCTCAATATTCATCAGAAAACGCTGCGCGGTGGCAGGTGGTGGAGATTCACGTAAGAGTTCCGCCGCCCCCGTAATCGCCGCCAGTGGGCTTTTTAACTCATGGGTCAAGGTATGCACATATTGTTCGATATAAGCTTTGCCATCTAATTTGAGCCGCATACTTTCCAGCGCACGAGCTAAATCATTCAGTTCACTGCTGCCCATTGCCGGTAACGCGGCGATTTGCCCCTCAGAAACCCGCTCGGCATATGCCACCAGCATGCCGATAGCGCGATTGATCCACCAGGCAAAACCCAATCCAATCAGTAGCGCAATCCCCAGCAAGATACCGCCAGCTAACAATATTTTACGTTCACTGCGCTTTATAACCGGGGCCATAGAAATATTGGGTTTGCCCACACTGAGCACACCAATAATTTTATTATCAACAATAACTGGCGCGGCCACATACATCACTGACGATTGTTCATCCTCAGGGTCTGTGCGGCTACTGCGGGCACCATACTCACCACGCAGTGTCAGCCACACATCATTCCAGCGCGAATAATCTTGCCCAACCGCTTTACCGGATGAATCAAAAATTACCTGCCCCGCGGCATTGGTCAGATAAACCCGGTATTCATTACGGTCTTTGCGGATACCCTCGATATTGGCGCCAATAGGCCGCAGATTTAATGAAGCGAAAGCTTGCGCTAACTGCCCCGCGGCGACGTTATCTTGCACCATATCTTGGCGAGCAAATTGCGCCAACAAAGTGGCGGTATCAACCAATGTCCCTTCAGTCGCGCGCCGCACGCCGGGCTTCACTTCCTGCACAAAAATACGAATGACAAAGTAACCGGCAATGGCGACTATCAAAAAATAACCCAGTAATAGACGCACGCCTATCTTCATCGCGGCTGGCTCATGTTCGGTATGTCAGGCTATAGCCCAGCCCGCGATGGGTGCGGATTGGCGATTCGTCATTGTGGGATATGCGCAGTTTTGAGCGCAAAGTTTTAATGTGGGTATCAACAGTGCGGTCTTGGCTCTCTTGCGCGTGAGCCCAGATAATATCCATCAGTTGCTGGCGTGAAAATACACGCTCAGGTGCCAACAATAAGGTTTTTAGTAGCAGATATTCGTAACGCGTCAGTGATAAAACCTGTTGATGATATGTGACTCTAGCCCCCGCTTCATCCAGGGTAAAATGGCCAAATTGATGCAGCGCAGTGGTGATAGCCGGTGTTTGTGATTTTTGTAAACGCCGTAGCACGGTGCGCACTCTGGCACTCACCTCGCGCGGTGAGAAAGGTTTGGCAATATAGTCATCGGCACCAATTTCCAGGCCGATAATCTTGTCTAGCTCGTCGCTACGGGCAGTTAAAAACACCACCGGCAGCTCCGGCACCAAAGCCAATATGCGGCGGCAAAGGTCAAACCCATTGATATCGGGTAAGCCCACATCAACTATCGCCAGCGCGGGTGGCCCACCGGTAAGAGCCGCAAGTGCAGGTTCCCCCCGGTCAAACCACCGGAGGGTAAAACCTTCACTTTCCAAGGTATAAATTAAGGTGTCGGCGATACTCGGCTCGTCTTCCACCAGCCAGATTAAGGGCTTCATTCATTGATACCTTTATCGACGCCAAATGAATGACGCAATAACAAGCATAGTTGCCGCCACTCTTCTTCAGACATACTGTCAGCCGCCAGCCATAAGCGCTTGCGGGTTGAGCGGCTGCTGGTCTGTTGTAAACTCAATAACACACCATAATGGGTGATCCAGGGCTGTTTAATGACAATCCATTCATGTCTTTTCCATAGCACCACCTTGCCGGGTTTCAGCCGGATTTCCCCCTGGCAAGACTTAATATTTTTCTGGCTGCGGATACACTCAAACACCACCAACGTCAGCAATACTAACCAAAGTGCCGTATAACCCTGAGGCCAAGGTGCCACTAGCGTGAGTATTACCAAGACGCCATGCGCTAATAAAGAGAAGAGTTGAGTGTGCCAGGATACCCGCAGGTCACATCGCCACTGGGCCACGGGCTTTATTTCGTGTTTGAATCAGTTTGACCATTTGACGCAGTTCGTTATCCTGCGGCTCCCCGTGATTCATCAGCCAGTTAAATAAGTCTGGATCATCGCATTCAAGTAAACGGATAAAGCTCTGTTTCTCGTTGTCACTCAAGCCATCATATTCATGTTCAAAAAACGGCATGATAGAGATATCCAGTTCGCGCATACCTCGACGGCACGCCCAGTGAATGCGGGCTTTATTATCAATTTCCATGTCCTGATTGACTCCTCAAAGAAAGATGCTGATGGGCTAAAGGCGCTGTAGTGCTGCTTTTTCAATCATATTCAGCACTCCGCCACAGAATCTGCAGCTATTGTACCTCAGATATCGCCGAATTCGGATATTGAATAATAATGGCTAATCTGTCGAATAACTGCTTGCAATGCTACCCGGCTATTTTACCATTGGGCATCGGTTCACTGTATCTTGCTGGCAGATGTACTTATCCGCAGATACTCTTTATTTTCAGGTAAACCATGGCTTATAACACTCCATTTACTGCACAACCACCGGTTGCCTCTTCCGCGCTGCCGTTAACCTTGATTTCACTTGAGGACTGGGCGCTAGTGACGTTAACTGGCACCGACCGTGTAAAGTATCTGCAAGGGCAAGTCACGGCGGATATTGATGCATTGCCCACTGACCAACATGTGCTTTGCGCCCATTGTGATGCTAAAGGCAAGATGTGGAGCGACCTGCGGTTATTCTATCGTGGCGAAGGTCTGGCTTTCATCGAGCGCCGTAGCGTGCTTGACAGTCAGTTAAGTGAACTGAAGAAATATGCCGTGTTCTCCAAAGTGGCAATTACCGCCCAACCTGATACCGTTCTGTTGGGTATCGCGGGTGCCGAGGCAAAAACGGCATTGGCGGAAATCTGGGCTGAATTGCCGAATGCCGAGC contains:
- the recJ gene encoding single-stranded-DNA-specific exonuclease RecJ, which codes for MTLKTQLRRREAADDSYLPGQLHPLLRRLYASRGVKSAEELERGVKGLLAWQQLDGIDAGVTLLQQALASRQRIVIVGDFDADGATSTALAVLALRSMGGSNVDYLVPNRFEDGYGLSPEVVEQVAARGAELIVTVDNGISSHAGVDLAHAMGIQVVVTDHHLPGETLPAADAIINPNLAGCDFLSKSLAGVGVTFYLMLALRARLRDSGWFEQRALAVPNLAELLDLVALGTVADVVPLDANNRILVHQGLSRIRAGKCRPGIRALLEVANRDARQLAANDLGFSLGPRLNAAGRLDDMSIGVALLLSDDIAQARALAIDLDTLNQTRREIEQGMQVEALQLCDQLERTCTELPYGIAMYHPEWHQGVVGILASRIKERFHRPVIAFAPAGDGLLKGSGRSVAGLHMRDALERLDTLNPGLMLKFGGHAMAAGLSLEQDKFDEFRQRFADLVGEWMDASQLEGVIWSDGELKGNELSLGTAELLRDGGPWGQSFPEPIFDGKFRILQQRLVGERHLKLMIEPLNGGPLLDGIAFNIDTTLWPDSSIREVKLAYKLDINEYRGNRSVQLLIQHLWPY
- the dsbC gene encoding bifunctional protein-disulfide isomerase/oxidoreductase DsbC, which produces MKKSLLLLPIIITALTSLAHADDAAIQQTLKKLDLQKADIQPSPIPGLSTVMTDSGVLYISADGKHLLQGPLYDVSGSQPVNVTNHILVKKLEALSNEMIVYKAPQEKHVVTVFTDITCGYCHKLHEQMSDYNALGITVRYLAFPRQGLSSQAEKDMRSIWCTADRNKAFDEAMKGVDISPATCKTDISEHYKLGVQFGIQGTPAIVLQNGTIVPGYLEPKEMLQMLNKHQASLKAAG
- the xerD gene encoding site-specific tyrosine recombinase XerD; this encodes MQQQNNPLIEQFLDALWLERNLAENTLASYRLDLHALSGWLEHHGSDLLRAGSQDLQSFLAERIEGGYKATSSARLLSAMRRLFQYLYREKLREDDPTALLSSPKLPQRLPKDLSEAQVDALLNCPNVDIPLELRDKAMLEVLYATGLRVSELVGLSISDVSLRQGVVRVIGKGNKERLVPLGEEAVYWIENYLEHGRPWLINGQSLDVLFPSNRSQQMTRQTFWHRIKHYAILAGIDSERLSPHVLRHAFATHLLNHGADLRVVQMLLGHSDLSTTQIYTHVATERLKLLHQQHHPRA
- the fldB gene encoding flavodoxin FldB, with amino-acid sequence MKIGLFYGSSTCYTEMVAEKIRDILGEDLVDLHNLKDVSPGRMEEYSILILGIPTWDFGELQEDWEAIWPQLTQLNLKGKIVAMYGMGDQFGYSEWFLDALGMLHDHIAPLGVKFIGFWPTDGFEFTSPKPLSADGKHFVGLALDEVNQYDLSEERIEQWCEQILLEMDALL
- the creD gene encoding cell envelope integrity protein CreD, giving the protein MFKSVLFWKIAALLGLILLMMIPKEMLLNVISERSSYRQSVIDKVSDSTSRAQKILGPLIVVPYSEWIETEVDGKKQGQRVNRHRYLLPEVMTVTGAPDVEVRQLGIYKAQVYQGELYFYGQFDPASLEDLDRAGVTIGMPSLVLALSDSRGIQHISPLNLGNTKINFEPGAFLGRSAQGVHAPLTVEQIRQGKFDVNFKLTLAGTNSLAVVPVGRSSELTLQSNWPHPNFVGEFLPLQRTVDETGFRAHWSSNWLANSMNINFAGDNVRFDFNELPAFTTSLIEPVDHYQLTERAIKYAILFIGLTFFSFFLFESLTSLRVHPIQYLLVGAALVLFYLMLLAFSEHLGFTLAYIIASLSCSLLIAIYLSAVLGGWLRGALFAGGLLLLYGVLFGLLQSEDNALLLGAGLLFIILAAVMLLTRRLDWYQVASPQRFTGQKNPESMAGETKDKEISSEVVTAESGCQDTFRLWK
- the creC gene encoding two-component system sensor histidine kinase CreC; this encodes MKIGVRLLLGYFLIVAIAGYFVIRIFVQEVKPGVRRATEGTLVDTATLLAQFARQDMVQDNVAAGQLAQAFASLNLRPIGANIEGIRKDRNEYRVYLTNAAGQVIFDSSGKAVGQDYSRWNDVWLTLRGEYGARSSRTDPEDEQSSVMYVAAPVIVDNKIIGVLSVGKPNISMAPVIKRSERKILLAGGILLGIALLIGLGFAWWINRAIGMLVAYAERVSEGQIAALPAMGSSELNDLARALESMRLKLDGKAYIEQYVHTLTHELKSPLAAITGAAELLRESPPPATAQRFLMNIEQQSARIQQLVDKMLIQARLESRVDLQLSPLAIHHIVKQAISAKEAQAASRGISLRLIRADSAILTGDALLLSQALTNLIDNALDFTSTGGEVTLSGEQHASEYRITVADSGSGIPDYAQEKIFDRFYSLPRANSPKSTGLGLNFVREVAAIHQGSICLKNHAPHGVCARLTLPLEMI
- the creB gene encoding two-component system response regulator CreB, with protein sequence MKPLIWLVEDEPSIADTLIYTLESEGFTLRWFDRGEPALAALTGGPPALAIVDVGLPDINGFDLCRRILALVPELPVVFLTARSDELDKIIGLEIGADDYIAKPFSPREVSARVRTVLRRLQKSQTPAITTALHQFGHFTLDEAGARVTYHQQVLSLTRYEYLLLKTLLLAPERVFSRQQLMDIIWAHAQESQDRTVDTHIKTLRSKLRISHNDESPIRTHRGLGYSLTYRT
- a CDS encoding protein YgfX, whose product is MAQWRCDLRVSWHTQLFSLLAHGVLVILTLVAPWPQGYTALWLVLLTLVVFECIRSQKNIKSCQGEIRLKPGKVVLWKRHEWIVIKQPWITHYGVLLSLQQTSSRSTRKRLWLAADSMSEEEWRQLCLLLRHSFGVDKGINE
- the sdhE gene encoding FAD assembly factor SdhE, producing MEIDNKARIHWACRRGMRELDISIMPFFEHEYDGLSDNEKQSFIRLLECDDPDLFNWLMNHGEPQDNELRQMVKLIQTRNKARGPVAM